TGAATACAAATCCTTTGAAAATGCCGCTAAATCAGCGGGTAAGGATATTTCAGAATGGGCAAGAAAGACTCTTATTGATGCGGCGATTTCGCATTAAATCGTACTTACGATTTCCTTAAACAATTTTACTCTATCCTGCCTTTTTGCGGCGTCTGTCGTTTGCTTTTCCGAAAGGTCAATATAGCTCTTAATCTTTTTTGCTATTGTGGGGGTGATGCCGTAAGGACTATTTCCTGTAATAGCAGCATCAAATTTAATCAAATTATCAACGCGCGCAGGGGGAAATGCCGTCACATAATTTATAGGCAAAACATGTCGAATCTCCTCAATTAATGCGGTGACCAAAATATAGAAATGCGTTTGATCTGTAGCCCATCTGGTTTTGCCAAGATTAGAACTTTTGTAAGCGCGTTCCAAAAATGAAAAAACGCGGCTGATTTGATCAACCTGGAGTGATGTCAATTTGGGGGTTTTGGGGCGGCTTTGTTTGCGGCTTATCAAATCTTTAAGAATTTGGCTCGGTTTGCGATGTTGCGAAGTGGCGGCAAACAAAGCGAATTCACATAGTCTTTCCCACATAACATCTACGCGGTTCTGCGCATCATCAACCCGATTGACTATGTCTAAATGCTTCATCACCCTCGAAAACGAAGACGATTTTATTTTTATGTTTGTGTCCCTACCTCGCTTTTCTTGAATGGCAATCAAATGGAAAAGCTGCTTGAAAAAAGCGTCTTTCAGATAAAGTGCTTTTACGATGTCAAAGCGAGTTACTTTGATTCCAGACTGATTGATGTCCACGAAAAGCTGTATGATTTCTTCGAGAGTTACCTCGTCATCAAAATCAATTTCAATAATTGATAATGGATAATCTCTAAACTTTATCACTTCGCTATTGGAAAGCTCTTTTAAGCTTTTTTGGCTCCCCGCGACCGTCGTTTTAAAACCCACCTGCTTTCTGTCCTTTCGACTGTGGATATAGGACGTCCATTTAGGAATTCTCAAATCGTCTCGGTCGTGTCCAATAAAAAGCAATATGCTTTCAAGCCTTTGCTTTCCGTCAAGAATAACGAAATTGTTTTTTGAGCCAACGGGCGTTTTGTATAAAAAAACGGCAGGAACAGGCTTTCCCTCAATTATGTTTTTCAACAAACCTTGGCGCAGTTTTGAAGGCCAAACTCGCCCCCTCTGGAAAGGCGGCGTTAAATCAATAACCTCGTCGTTAAACGATCCAACAAGTTGTTCGATTTTCCATTGGCTTAGGGAGAATTTCACGCGGCGAATCATGCATCACCACCTTTCCCTGCGTCAAACGCATTCGCTAGGCAGAAATTGCCGTTTTTCCAAATTAGGACACTACCGTTTTTTCTCGCCAATGGCGGCAAATATGTTTAGCTGGACGAGTCGCTAAATCACGGTTGGCAAGCCGGGGCCATGACGCGGCGGCGCGAAGTTTTTGTCGTAACACCGGCGGTCAATAGATCATGAAGTGTCGTATCTGGTTAATTGTTTTGGGGGTATTGTGCTGGCTCACAGCGCCGAATTCCACCTTCGCCCAGGGAACCGCGTTCACGTATCAGGGGAACCTGAATTTGAACGGCGCCACCACCAGCGGCGTGTATGATTTTCAATTCAAGCTCCATCCGGCGCTGGGACTGACAAATCAGGTTGCCAATACGATCACGAATACTGCCGTCGCCGTGACCAATGGCTTGTTCA
This genomic interval from Verrucomicrobiia bacterium contains the following:
- a CDS encoding DUF262 domain-containing protein, which codes for MKFSLSQWKIEQLVGSFNDEVIDLTPPFQRGRVWPSKLRQGLLKNIIEGKPVPAVFLYKTPVGSKNNFVILDGKQRLESILLFIGHDRDDLRIPKWTSYIHSRKDRKQVGFKTTVAGSQKSLKELSNSEVIKFRDYPLSIIEIDFDDEVTLEEIIQLFVDINQSGIKVTRFDIVKALYLKDAFFKQLFHLIAIQEKRGRDTNIKIKSSSFSRVMKHLDIVNRVDDAQNRVDVMWERLCEFALFAATSQHRKPSQILKDLISRKQSRPKTPKLTSLQVDQISRVFSFLERAYKSSNLGKTRWATDQTHFYILVTALIEEIRHVLPINYVTAFPPARVDNLIKFDAAITGNSPYGITPTIAKKIKSYIDLSEKQTTDAAKRQDRVKLFKEIVSTI